One part of the Microbulbifer sp. THAF38 genome encodes these proteins:
- the ligA gene encoding NAD-dependent DNA ligase LigA: MTNQTIPQSMRERVQALHELLLKANYQYYVLDNPELPDAEYDRRLRELQDIERQYPELLSPDSPTQRVGAEPLSSFTEVRHEVPMLSLDNAFSDEELLEFDRRVRDRLNSKGAIEYACEPKLDGIAISLLYRDGILERAATRGDGTTGEDITQNVRTVGSVPLRLRVGKGIANYPAVLEVRGEIYMPKAGFAELNRKAAAAGEKLFVNPRNAAAGSLRQLDSRITARRPLELCVYGTGLVEGASLPEEHLATLELLGQWGFRVNSEMRVAADIQACIEYHRELGEKREGLPYDIDGIVFKVNSIPLQRRLGFVARAPRWAMAYKFPAQEEMTELLDVEFQVGRTGAVTPVARLKPVFVGGVTVSNATLHNRDEIQRLGVMIGDTVVIRRAGDVIPQVVSVVESKRPKDARVIEFPAHCPVCDSPVESTPGEAVARCSGGLICSAQRKQAIKHFASRKAMDIDGLGDKLVEQLVDEGLLHSVSGLYHLDLEQVAGLERMGQKSAQNLLDALERSKDTTLPKFLYALGIREVGEATARNLARHFGSLESLMAASEEALQEVEDVGPVVAHFVAEFFQQSHAQEEIEALRQAGVHWAVEETGVEEQPLAGQTWVLTGKLETLSRSEAKDYLQRLGAKVAGSVSAKTHHVVAGPGAGSKLNKARELDIPVMDEEGLMEMLRQRGFEI, translated from the coding sequence ATAGAGCGGCAATACCCGGAGTTACTGAGCCCGGACTCACCTACTCAGCGGGTCGGCGCAGAGCCGCTGTCTTCTTTTACTGAAGTGCGCCATGAAGTGCCCATGCTTTCTCTGGACAATGCCTTCAGTGATGAGGAGCTGCTGGAGTTTGATCGCCGGGTGAGAGACCGCCTGAATAGCAAGGGCGCAATCGAATATGCCTGCGAACCCAAGCTGGATGGTATCGCTATCAGTCTGCTCTACCGCGATGGCATTTTAGAGCGTGCGGCGACCCGTGGTGATGGCACCACCGGTGAAGATATTACCCAGAATGTGCGCACCGTGGGCTCGGTGCCGCTGCGTTTGCGGGTAGGGAAGGGGATTGCAAACTACCCGGCTGTGCTGGAAGTGCGTGGTGAAATCTATATGCCCAAGGCGGGCTTTGCCGAGTTAAACCGCAAGGCTGCGGCCGCAGGGGAGAAGCTGTTCGTCAATCCACGCAACGCGGCGGCGGGCAGTCTTAGGCAGCTCGATTCCCGCATTACCGCACGGCGCCCGCTTGAGCTTTGTGTCTATGGCACTGGGCTGGTCGAGGGGGCCTCTCTGCCGGAAGAGCACCTGGCAACGCTCGAGCTGCTGGGGCAGTGGGGGTTTCGGGTGAATAGCGAAATGCGTGTGGCAGCGGATATCCAGGCCTGCATTGAATACCACCGCGAACTCGGCGAGAAGCGCGAGGGCTTGCCCTACGATATCGATGGCATTGTGTTTAAGGTGAATAGCATTCCCCTGCAGCGCCGCCTGGGCTTTGTCGCCAGGGCGCCGCGCTGGGCCATGGCCTACAAATTTCCCGCACAGGAAGAAATGACCGAGCTTCTGGATGTGGAGTTTCAGGTGGGGCGCACCGGTGCCGTGACCCCGGTGGCCCGTCTCAAACCGGTGTTTGTCGGCGGGGTGACTGTCTCCAATGCCACTTTGCACAATCGCGATGAAATCCAGCGCCTCGGCGTGATGATCGGCGATACTGTGGTGATTCGCCGCGCTGGGGATGTGATTCCACAGGTGGTTTCGGTTGTGGAGAGCAAGCGTCCGAAAGATGCCCGTGTCATTGAGTTTCCAGCGCACTGCCCGGTGTGTGATTCGCCCGTGGAGTCCACTCCCGGAGAGGCGGTTGCACGCTGCAGTGGTGGTTTGATTTGCAGCGCCCAGCGCAAGCAGGCGATCAAACACTTCGCTTCGCGCAAGGCGATGGATATCGATGGCCTGGGGGACAAATTGGTGGAGCAGTTGGTGGATGAGGGGCTGCTGCACTCGGTTTCCGGCCTCTATCACCTGGATCTCGAACAGGTTGCCGGGCTCGAGCGCATGGGACAAAAGTCCGCACAAAACCTACTCGATGCCCTGGAGCGCAGCAAAGATACCACCCTGCCTAAATTCCTTTACGCCCTGGGTATTCGCGAAGTGGGGGAGGCGACTGCGCGTAACCTGGCACGTCACTTCGGCTCCCTTGAATCGTTAATGGCGGCCAGTGAAGAGGCGTTGCAGGAGGTGGAAGATGTGGGGCCTGTTGTTGCTCATTTTGTTGCCGAGTTCTTCCAGCAATCCCATGCTCAGGAGGAGATAGAAGCCCTGCGCCAGGCCGGTGTGCACTGGGCGGTGGAAGAAACTGGTGTTGAAGAACAACCCCTGGCGGGCCAGACCTGGGTGCTGACCGGAAAGCTGGAAACCCTTTCCCGCAGCGAGGCCAAAGACTACCTGCAGCGTCTCGGTGCCAAGGTGGCCGGTAGTGTCTCTGCAAAAACCCATCATGTTGTCGCGGGCCCCGGCGCCGGTTCAAAATTGAATAAAGCGCGGGAGTTGGATATTCCGGTGATGGATGAAGAGGGGCTGATGGAAATGTTGCGTCAGCGGGGCTTTGAAATTTAA
- a CDS encoding DUF4399 domain-containing protein → MFKANSLLFASALMLSPLLQAAEHGSKTEAAEKAPQQAKLYIISPKDGEKVPQTFTVRFGLSGMGVAPAGVQRDNTGHHHLLIDVDDMPDLSKPLPATDKIIHFGGGQTETQVTLPPGKHTLQLVLGNYMHVPHENPIVSKKITVVVE, encoded by the coding sequence ATGTTCAAAGCGAACTCTCTACTTTTCGCCAGTGCCTTGATGTTGTCGCCGCTGCTGCAGGCTGCAGAACATGGCAGCAAGACCGAAGCCGCGGAAAAGGCTCCACAACAAGCCAAGCTCTATATTATCTCCCCGAAAGATGGTGAAAAGGTGCCGCAGACATTTACTGTGAGGTTTGGCCTGTCTGGTATGGGCGTCGCTCCAGCGGGCGTGCAGCGCGATAACACCGGCCATCACCATCTGCTGATCGATGTGGATGATATGCCTGATCTGAGTAAGCCCCTGCCGGCGACTGATAAAATTATCCACTTCGGTGGCGGGCAGACAGAAACTCAGGTGACCTTGCCGCCTGGCAAGCATACGCTACAACTGGTGTTAGGTAACTACATGCACGTGCCGCATGAAAACCCGATAGTGTCGAAGAAAATTACTGTAGTCGTCGAGTAA